The DNA sequence TGAAAATCCAGTTTCACCTCGCTTTACTTTGCAGGTGGGATCGATGAAAGATTATCAGAAGGCTCTTCTTTTGAGTGAAAAGCTTGTAAAAAAAGGATTCCCGTCCTATGTCATTTCCGCTGAAATCCCTCAAAGAGGGATTTATTACCGAATTAGAGTGGGTCATTATGTGACCCGAAAGGCGGCAGAGAAGGTTCTCGAACAATTGAAGCGTCAGGGAGAGGCGGAAGTGATTCTGGCGCGGGAAAACGTCATGACCAGGTCACGTTAAAGAAGTTTTATTTTTTTTTCTTTGGAAAGGTTTTCGAGAACGGAAATCGCGGAATGAACCCGTTGTAGCCGGCTGTTTCTTTTCCGGATTGCATTGACGTCGTGGGAAGGAAAACCTTCCGCCCGGATGAAGTTCATGATTTTTCGAAGCGCGGCATGAAAAGGTTTGTAGTGCTGGGCTTCCAGCAGTTTAACGGTGAGCGGATTTAAGACGAAAAACCCATCCGCGATGTCTTTCGCAATTGCTTCAAGACTTTTGCCATTGACTTCCATAACTATAAAGATACCAAATTTTCTAAACCTGTCAAAGTCGTTCTAGAGCCAGCCATTGCCGTCTAAAACTCAAAATATCATCGATACTTTCTTTTGTAAAGGGGGGCCTCTTTCAAAAAAGTTTCCTTCCTACGAGGAACGTTTTTCCCAAATAGAGATGGCCAGGAGGGTCAAAGAAGCCCTGGAGGGCGGGTACCAGGTCATGATTGAAGCCGGCACGGGCACTGGAAAAACATTTGCTTACTTGATCCCGGCGCTTCTGAGCGGAAAAAAAATTGTCTTATCGACAGGGACAAAGCATTTACAGGATCAGATTTATTTTAAAGACCTTCCGATTTTAAAGGAAATAATGCCGAAGGCATTTTCGGCCGTTTTAATGAAAGGAAAGGAAAACTATTTATGCAAATACCGGTATGCTGATTTTGCGGTCAATCCCCTTTTGTTGAACCAGGATGAGATGCCCTACATTGACAAAATTACAGGGTGGGCAGATCAAACGGAAAGAGGAGACAGGGCGGAAATAGCGGGTCTTCCGGAAGGTTCCGCAATCTGGAAGGAGATTTCCGTCACCGGAAACCAATGTCATGGGAAAAATTGTTCCTATTATGACGCCTGTTTCATGACCCGGATGAAAAGGGAGATGGAAGAAGCGCAACTCATCATTGTCAATCACCATCTATTCTTTGCGGACCTGGCGTTGAAAGAAAACTCCTATGGACAGGTTCTTCCTGAATATGATGCCGTTATTTTTGATGAAGCCCATCTCATTGAAGAAATCGCGTCCGACTATTTTGGGAAAGCCCTCGCCCGGTTTCACTTTCTAGAATTCATTGCGGATGCGAAAAGGGAACTCAAAGCTCTCAAATCAAAAGAAACACAGATCTGGGAGAACCTTGACCAATTGTACAAGCGGTCTGAGGCTTTTTTTACTCTTTTCGTGGAGAGCCGTTCTCATGAAAACCGGTTCCGTCTGAATCCTTTTCAGCCAGGCTCTCCGGCAGGGGAGAGGGCCGCCTCTTTTTTAAACACGCTCCAATGGCTCAACGCCTCATTTTCAACCCTTCCGGAAAAAACAGAGGGGTGTTATAAAATTGCCGACCGGGCGGCCCAGTTAAAAACGGATGGCGAGTTTTTTTTGAAACAGAAGGATCCCTCTTTCATTTATTGGGGTGAGTTTCGAACCGGCGAAGGTGGAATGCACCTGGTTTTACATGCCACCCCTTTACAGGTCTCCGACTACC is a window from the Nitrospirota bacterium genome containing:
- a CDS encoding ATP-dependent DNA helicase; protein product: MPSKTQNIIDTFFCKGGPLSKKFPSYEERFSQIEMARRVKEALEGGYQVMIEAGTGTGKTFAYLIPALLSGKKIVLSTGTKHLQDQIYFKDLPILKEIMPKAFSAVLMKGKENYLCKYRYADFAVNPLLLNQDEMPYIDKITGWADQTERGDRAEIAGLPEGSAIWKEISVTGNQCHGKNCSYYDACFMTRMKREMEEAQLIIVNHHLFFADLALKENSYGQVLPEYDAVIFDEAHLIEEIASDYFGKALARFHFLEFIADAKRELKALKSKETQIWENLDQLYKRSEAFFTLFVESRSHENRFRLNPFQPGSPAGERAASFLNTLQWLNASFSTLPEKTEGCYKIADRAAQLKTDGEFFLKQKDPSFIYWGEFRTGEGGMHLVLHATPLQVSDYLQQSLFNQTGAMIFTSATLTVDNRFEYVKKRTGMAPQEEYQFHSPFDYASNGLIYLPPPLPDPSTDFFLKAAAEEIVQILKLTSGRAFILCTSHKNKDYFYGYCRDKVRFLLLKQGEGPKMELLQTFKKEVSSVLFATQSFWQGVDVQGEALSCVIIDKLPFVSPSDPVAEAKMNELKKQNLNSFLEYQVPSAIILLKQGLGRLIRSSEDRGLLSILDPRIRQKSYGKQFLASLPPCRVTSNRQDIKEFFSS